One genomic window of Punica granatum isolate Tunisia-2019 chromosome 1, ASM765513v2, whole genome shotgun sequence includes the following:
- the LOC116205775 gene encoding actin cytoskeleton-regulatory complex protein PAN1-like, with the protein MAGEHPPTLPEEITSPTAAHAQPSVTHAQPPQTPVAIPSALPPIVQSSSNPVDSVRITILEWMVNQLAANMATNMNELTALLRDQNQASSSYTPPPKNRQTMDLNPVVALTLVSESEEASFAVMTHVPAVYPVSDLLSPPPAPTAVPLPPAAFLSADSAVLPPTLSSTMNAPAPAHTIEPFPFQTS; encoded by the coding sequence ATGGCAGGAGAACACCCGCCAACTCTTCCTGAAGAGATCACGTCTCCGACTGCGGCTCATGCACAACCGTCGGTGACACATGCTCAACCACCTCAGACACCTGTGGCTATACCATCAGCCCTACCGCCAATAGTACAATCATCCTCCAACCCCGTTGATTCGGTACGAATCACAATACTTGAATGGATGGTCAATCAGTTGGCAGCCAACATGGCTACCAATATGAATGAACTTACGGCTCTACTCAGAGATCAGAATCAGGCTTCTTCAAGCTACACTCCGCCCCCGAAGAATAGACAAACAATGGATTTGAACCCAGTGGTCGCTCTGACTCTTGTTTCAGAAAGTGAGGAGGCATCCTTTGCGGTAATGACGCACGTACCGGCGGTCTATCCGGTCAGCGACCTTTTATCTCCCCCGCCTGCTCCAACGGCTGTCCCATTGCCACCTGCAGCCTTTTTATCAGCAGACTCCGCTGTGCTGCCACCTACACTTTCTTCAACGATGAATGCTCCCGCTCCTGCTCACACTATTGAGCCATTTCCTTTCCAAACTTCATAA